The proteins below come from a single Ictalurus punctatus breed USDA103 chromosome 24, Coco_2.0, whole genome shotgun sequence genomic window:
- the LOC108257354 gene encoding coiled-coil-helix-coiled-coil-helix domain-containing protein 5, whose translation MQAAMDITAKFCQKEMEEYGACVASNPSSWQEQCHHLKVKVAQCTSSHPVIRKIRADCAGEFAEFERCLRENQSSAQACSTHVARFLTCANTVDIKGLVNPESQPT comes from the exons AT GCAGGCAGCAATGGACATTACAGCCAAATTCTGCCAGAAGGAGATGGAGGAGTACGGAGCCTGCGTGGCCTCTAATCCGTCATCGTGGCAAGAGCAGTGTCACCACCTGAAGGTGAAGGTGGCGCAGTGCACCTCCTCTCA TCCGGTGATTAGGAAGATCCGGGCAGACTGTGCCGGAGAATTCGCAGAGTTCGAGCGCTGCCTGAGGGAGAACCAGTCCTCGGCTCAGGCCTGCTCAACACACGTGGCACGCTTTCTGACCTGCGCCAACACGGTGGACATTAAAGGATTAG TGAACCCGGAATCTCAGCCCACATGA